A genomic window from Salvia hispanica cultivar TCC Black 2014 chromosome 5, UniMelb_Shisp_WGS_1.0, whole genome shotgun sequence includes:
- the LOC125186782 gene encoding uncharacterized protein LOC125186782: protein MSRVPGFRSLTTKSKNAVVAGGLTSFIFGVYFYTMRAVGGTDELQVAIDKFEHLKHRDEQEATLTPKA from the coding sequence ATGTCACGTGTTCCAGGATTTCGTTCTCTTACAACAAAGAGCAAGAATGCTGTTGTTGCTGGAGGGTTGACGTCATTTATCTTTGGGGTGTATTTCTACACAATGAGAGCAGTTGGTGGTACAGATGAACTTCAAGTAGCTATTGACAAGTTTGAACATCTGAAACATAGAGATGAGCAAGAAGCTACCTTGACACCCAAGGCATAG